Proteins encoded within one genomic window of Dyadobacter chenhuakuii:
- a CDS encoding TonB-dependent receptor plug domain-containing protein, giving the protein MALTIATWLFRPEMLVAQSDSIRLEPIIVKGFVPEKFMSGLKIQKFDSASLNLFRFQNISELLSLYTPIAFKNYGPGQLNTASFRGTSANHTAVLWNGLNINSPILGQTDYSTIPVTGFDQLSVQYGSAASIVGSDAVGGSILLGSAPSTQPLQLSIGRQQESFNNHQTQVTARYAAVISDQWSFSGKTNVYDGRMNNDFPYTERNQYTVLPSTSFQRGLVQDLFFNSKNDHQISAHVWLTRNRLTLTPEDKAGRELTLTEAYRTMLRYQFKDFTIRTSWVRDIIDYAKGDYSQLDHAVTDKFSNRVERDFQFNAIQIKAGGEWAHYRAQVAGYDKALVTENRGDIFLLTRWQATARLVISANLRQAFVTKFDPPFTPSLGADYFIVQKETHNLKLKGSIGRSYRVPTLNERFWKELGNPDIRPENGWNKEVSLEQNIVIDANQTFSASLTAYHNRIKDWTYWNPTQSYRVENLQQVLARGIEAQAGWRHQINDWKSGINLGYALNKSAQEKAYDAYSSDIIGKQLVFVPMHSGNLNAFIQYKNTRLTGQAQTISKRFSTFDNTQFLEGYTLTNLLAEHTFVWDKIKMRLQGQINNLANTFYLNVRNNAMPGRSFALSLILIYDPPHSAK; this is encoded by the coding sequence TTGGCTTTGACCATTGCCACATGGCTTTTCCGTCCGGAAATGCTCGTTGCACAGTCGGATAGCATTCGTTTGGAACCTATTATCGTAAAGGGTTTTGTTCCTGAAAAATTCATGAGCGGGCTCAAAATCCAAAAGTTCGATTCGGCGTCTCTGAATCTTTTCCGCTTCCAGAATATCAGCGAGCTGCTTTCACTTTACACGCCGATTGCATTTAAAAATTACGGCCCCGGTCAGCTTAATACGGCCTCTTTCCGCGGAACGTCGGCTAACCATACCGCTGTGTTATGGAATGGTTTGAACATTAATTCTCCTATCCTTGGCCAGACAGATTATTCAACCATCCCAGTTACCGGTTTTGATCAGCTTTCTGTCCAATATGGCTCTGCTGCCAGCATTGTAGGCAGTGATGCCGTGGGTGGAAGTATTTTGCTGGGAAGCGCTCCATCGACCCAGCCTTTGCAGCTTTCAATCGGTCGGCAGCAGGAAAGTTTCAACAACCACCAGACCCAGGTTACAGCCCGCTATGCGGCGGTGATCAGTGATCAGTGGAGCTTTTCAGGCAAGACAAATGTGTATGACGGTCGTATGAACAACGATTTTCCATACACCGAGCGAAATCAATATACTGTTTTGCCATCCACTTCTTTCCAGCGCGGTCTGGTGCAGGATTTGTTTTTCAATTCAAAAAATGATCATCAGATTTCGGCGCATGTATGGCTAACCCGTAACCGGCTCACGTTAACACCGGAAGACAAAGCTGGCCGCGAACTGACCTTAACGGAGGCTTACAGGACCATGTTACGTTATCAATTTAAAGACTTCACAATCCGCACTTCGTGGGTGAGAGACATTATTGATTATGCCAAAGGTGATTATAGTCAGCTGGACCATGCGGTAACAGACAAGTTTTCAAACCGTGTTGAACGCGATTTTCAATTCAATGCAATTCAGATTAAAGCAGGAGGCGAATGGGCACATTACCGAGCCCAGGTCGCTGGCTATGATAAAGCATTGGTGACAGAAAACAGAGGTGACATTTTTCTGTTAACGCGCTGGCAGGCCACCGCCCGACTGGTCATTTCTGCGAATTTAAGGCAGGCATTTGTAACTAAATTTGATCCGCCATTCACGCCTTCATTAGGAGCAGACTATTTTATAGTCCAAAAAGAAACCCATAATCTGAAATTAAAAGGCTCAATAGGAAGAAGTTACCGCGTGCCTACATTGAATGAACGCTTCTGGAAAGAACTCGGAAACCCGGATATCAGGCCGGAAAACGGGTGGAACAAAGAAGTTAGCCTCGAACAAAACATTGTTATCGATGCTAACCAAACATTTTCAGCTTCCCTGACGGCATATCACAACCGCATTAAGGACTGGACTTATTGGAATCCTACGCAAAGTTACCGTGTAGAAAACTTGCAGCAAGTGCTCGCGCGTGGAATTGAAGCGCAGGCTGGGTGGCGGCATCAGATAAATGACTGGAAATCAGGCATCAACCTAGGGTATGCGCTAAATAAAAGTGCTCAGGAAAAAGCTTATGATGCCTATTCCTCGGATATTATCGGCAAGCAGCTTGTATTTGTGCCGATGCATTCAGGAAATTTGAATGCATTTATCCAATATAAAAATACGAGGCTCACAGGTCAGGCGCAGACGATCAGCAAGCGTTTTAGCACATTTGATAATACGCAATTTTTAGAAGGATATACGCTCACAAATTTGCTGGCAGAACATACTTTTGTCTGGGATAAAATAAAAATGCGGTTGCAGGGACAGATCAATAATCTGGCAAACACGTTTTATCTAAATGTAAGAAACAATGCAATGCCTGGCAGAAGCTTTGCATTAAGTTTAATTTTAATTTATGACCCGCCACATTCCGCAAAGTAA
- a CDS encoding YncE family protein, which yields MKKQLFRLASLTSLSLFAWSCNQSDPAPKGDYIQGVFVVNEGNFSQNNGAISFFTREQTTAEIDIFNTANGTTLKGGVQDYVALDATGIILVDNMSAGQDKVEIVNSNTFQRIATIGAPEIENPREVVFGTNNKAYVSCWGTNADFKFTTGYVAVVDLVTNKVVDQIEITSGGPENLVLNNGKLFVGKVSYGGGTTLTVINTTTNAIDKSISFENAPNPIGIDADGKLWVNDGIKVIKMNPDSYNADATLSLGSDATKSASNFAFSPDKRTVFFVLSYFDAAGEHGGTYKFGISDAQVNVTTPLIKRIFTGLAVDPTQGLLYAGVTPSFAQAGYALRYRADGSLVDSVKVNVAPTGFFFK from the coding sequence ATGAAAAAACAGTTATTCAGATTAGCATCTCTTACCTCTTTGTCTCTTTTCGCATGGTCGTGTAACCAAAGCGACCCGGCTCCGAAGGGTGATTATATCCAGGGTGTATTTGTGGTGAATGAAGGGAATTTCTCTCAAAATAACGGAGCGATCTCGTTCTTTACGAGAGAACAAACCACTGCGGAGATTGACATTTTCAACACGGCAAACGGAACTACATTGAAAGGCGGCGTGCAGGATTATGTGGCCCTGGACGCAACCGGGATCATTCTTGTGGACAATATGTCTGCCGGCCAGGATAAGGTTGAGATTGTCAACAGCAACACTTTCCAGAGAATTGCGACCATTGGCGCTCCGGAAATTGAGAATCCACGGGAAGTGGTTTTTGGGACCAACAACAAAGCATATGTGTCTTGCTGGGGAACCAATGCCGATTTCAAATTCACGACCGGTTATGTAGCTGTCGTTGATTTAGTTACCAATAAAGTGGTTGACCAAATCGAGATCACATCGGGCGGGCCGGAAAATCTGGTTTTGAATAACGGCAAGTTGTTTGTGGGAAAGGTTTCCTATGGTGGGGGCACAACATTGACGGTGATCAATACGACCACAAACGCAATTGATAAATCAATTTCATTTGAAAACGCACCAAACCCGATCGGGATTGATGCGGATGGAAAACTTTGGGTAAATGATGGCATTAAGGTCATTAAAATGAACCCTGATTCTTACAATGCAGACGCTACATTGTCATTGGGAAGCGATGCGACCAAATCTGCATCCAACTTTGCTTTCAGCCCGGATAAGAGAACGGTTTTCTTTGTTCTGTCATACTTTGATGCTGCCGGCGAACATGGAGGAACTTATAAATTCGGCATCAGCGATGCGCAGGTGAATGTTACGACGCCATTAATCAAGAGAATTTTCACAGGTCTGGCAGTTGACCCTACGCAAGGGCTTTTGTATGCAGGTGTAACGCCTTCGTTCGCGCAGGCAGGTTATGCGCTCCGTTACCGCGCAGACGGATCACTTGTTGATTCAGTAAAAGTGAATGTTGCGCCAACAGGCTTCTTCTTCAAATAA
- a CDS encoding tetratricopeptide repeat protein, whose product MKESVVIWLAILIPVFGLAQNTHLASAGPNTDTNLAQKKPLDLKERRVLPLFGEVSKTSDQIDEEIRFLSECDKSFTSRAEASSFFTARAWEYLQEGALDTACYRFNLAHLLNDKNVEAYWGLGVISYQRENWVEAKRMLSRGIGLQGENVPLLVDLSTVDLKLYAITSRKEELDEAAELLNRATAIDSTYALGQYNLALLHYNLNDLDKSWEHLHKGRSLDFNQMNLDFVELLKARKPDPQGFFK is encoded by the coding sequence ATGAAAGAGTCCGTTGTTATTTGGCTTGCTATTCTTATCCCAGTATTTGGCCTTGCACAAAACACCCATCTCGCGAGTGCCGGACCGAATACAGATACGAACCTTGCCCAAAAAAAGCCCTTAGATTTAAAAGAAAGACGCGTGCTCCCGCTTTTTGGGGAAGTAAGCAAAACTTCTGATCAGATTGACGAGGAAATCCGTTTTTTGAGTGAATGCGACAAGTCATTTACAAGTCGCGCTGAGGCGAGCAGCTTTTTTACCGCACGTGCCTGGGAATATTTGCAGGAAGGAGCATTGGATACCGCTTGCTATCGCTTCAATCTCGCGCATTTACTCAATGATAAAAATGTGGAAGCATATTGGGGCCTGGGCGTTATTTCCTACCAGCGCGAAAACTGGGTGGAGGCCAAAAGAATGCTAAGCCGGGGAATTGGTTTGCAGGGTGAAAATGTGCCGCTGCTTGTCGATTTGTCAACCGTTGATCTGAAATTGTACGCGATAACAAGCCGAAAGGAAGAACTGGATGAAGCGGCCGAACTGCTTAACAGGGCAACTGCAATAGATTCTACTTATGCATTAGGCCAATACAACCTGGCTTTGTTACATTACAATCTCAATGATCTTGATAAATCGTGGGAGCATTTGCATAAAGGAAGATCGCTCGATTTTAACCAGATGAACCTTGATTTTGTGGAGCTTTTAAAAGCCAGGAAGCCGGATCCGCAAGGTTTCTTCAAATAG
- a CDS encoding DEAD/DEAH box helicase — protein MQTTQNKFEQFKLNRQLLNAIEEAGYTEPTPIQEQAIPLALSGQDILGIAQTGTGKTAAYTLPLLMRIKYAQGEHARALIMAPTRELAMQISEAIAQLSKYTDIRTVVLFGGVGAKAQIEAIRKGVDIIVATPGRFMDLYFQEEVIVKHLNVMILDEADKMMDMGFMPQIRKLLEIIPTKRQNMLFSATFSDKVERLSFEFLEFPTRIEVTPQATTAEMVSQSIYELPNFRTKINLLTHLLKDREAFNRVLIFTRSREVAGLVHQNLLDRVVREDELKVIHANKGQNTRTNAMEAFKEGSVRVMVATDVVARGIDITEVSHVINFDVPLIYEDYVHRIGRTGRANRIGQAITFMTMADEYHIRKIEKMIRMEIPRMELPEDLEVASTPVTERQDMLREIDNQKRKEDPTFLGAFHEKKKTYRPAQKQPNKGGSNRRNSSGRSKRK, from the coding sequence ATGCAGACTACGCAAAACAAATTTGAGCAATTCAAGCTTAACCGTCAATTACTCAATGCCATTGAAGAAGCGGGATACACCGAGCCGACGCCCATCCAGGAACAGGCCATCCCGCTCGCTTTATCCGGACAGGACATTCTGGGCATAGCCCAAACAGGCACAGGCAAAACCGCCGCTTATACATTGCCGCTCTTAATGCGGATTAAATATGCCCAGGGCGAGCACGCCCGGGCATTAATTATGGCTCCTACGCGCGAGCTGGCCATGCAAATTTCAGAAGCCATCGCGCAGCTGAGCAAATACACCGATATCCGTACAGTTGTGCTTTTCGGTGGAGTAGGAGCCAAGGCACAGATCGAGGCGATACGGAAAGGCGTTGACATCATTGTGGCCACGCCCGGCAGGTTCATGGATCTTTATTTTCAGGAAGAGGTCATTGTCAAGCATCTGAATGTGATGATCCTGGACGAAGCCGACAAAATGATGGACATGGGCTTCATGCCGCAGATCCGGAAATTGCTCGAAATCATTCCCACAAAAAGGCAGAATATGCTTTTTTCAGCCACATTCTCGGATAAAGTGGAAAGGCTGTCCTTCGAATTTCTCGAATTCCCAACGCGCATTGAAGTAACACCTCAGGCCACAACGGCCGAAATGGTTTCCCAATCCATTTACGAATTGCCCAATTTTCGCACGAAAATCAATCTTTTGACCCATTTACTGAAAGATCGGGAAGCATTCAACCGTGTCTTGATTTTTACGAGGAGCCGGGAAGTGGCCGGATTGGTCCATCAGAATCTGCTCGATAGGGTGGTGCGCGAGGATGAATTGAAAGTAATCCATGCCAACAAAGGACAGAACACGCGGACCAATGCAATGGAAGCATTTAAAGAAGGTTCCGTGCGCGTAATGGTGGCAACGGACGTGGTAGCCCGGGGCATTGATATCACGGAAGTAAGCCACGTCATCAATTTCGACGTTCCGCTGATTTACGAAGATTACGTGCACCGGATCGGCAGAACGGGCCGTGCAAACCGCATTGGACAGGCCATCACATTCATGACCATGGCCGACGAATATCACATCCGGAAAATCGAAAAAATGATCCGCATGGAAATCCCGCGGATGGAGTTGCCTGAGGATCTGGAAGTCGCTTCAACGCCCGTTACAGAACGCCAGGACATGCTGAGGGAGATAGATAACCAAAAAAGAAAGGAAGATCCGACGTTTTTGGGAGCCTTTCACGAGAAGAAAAAAACGTATCGCCCGGCGCAGAAACAACCCAATAAAGGAGGGTCAAACCGTCGTAATTCGTCCGGAAGAAGTAAACGGAAATAA
- a CDS encoding valine--tRNA ligase produces MISKTYAPQEIEDKWYSYWIENKFFNSKPNPDKEPYSIVIPPPNVTGVLHMGHMLNNTIQDILIRKARMEGKEACWVPGTDHASIATEAKVVAMLKERGINKRDLTRDEFLEYCWEWTHKYGGIILQQLRKLGASCDWDRTRFTMEPDLYDSVIDVFIDLYNKGDIYRGHRMVNWDPQARTTVSDEEVIMKEVNQKLVYLKYPLVDEIGEALTDEAIIIATTRPETIMADVAICVNPHDERYKHLIGKQVAIPLINRTIPIIADEYVEMEFGTGCLKVTPAHDANDYVLGKRHDLPVIDLLNEDGTLNEKAQILVGEDRFVARKKIIKLLEESGNLVKTEEYKSNVGHSERTNSVIEPRLSEQWFLKMDKISKPALENVMNDTVQLIPAKFKNTYRHWMENVHDWNISRQLWWGHRIPAYYLKDGTTIIAKSKRDALHKAQHEYQLFALTEEDIEQDPDVLDTWFSAWLWPITVFNGIKEPDNADINYYYPTNDLVTAPEILFFWVARMIIAGYEYKGQYPFKNVYLTGIVRDKQGRKMSKSLGNSPDPIDLINQYGADSIRTGMLFSSQAGNDLPYDDKLVEQGRNFGNKIWNAFRLVEGFQVSDSLPAPAGSQLAIQWFESKLNQTILEVQDHFSKFRISDALNSVYKLIWDDFCAQYLEMIKPGFEQPIDKQTYDATLEFFDRLMRLLHPFMPFISEEIWQNIIERKEKDSICIAPFPQAGNIDQSLLNDFEVLFEVISSIRNLRNAKNISPKIALPLAIRTDNQARYSGLEPLILKLANVENIGYVTDEGEGTAFRVKSDEFFVSLADELDVETERENLQRELDYTQGFLDSVIKKLSNERFVQNAKGDIVEKERQKQADAEAKLETLKEALARLG; encoded by the coding sequence ATGATTTCCAAAACATATGCCCCCCAGGAAATAGAGGATAAATGGTATTCCTACTGGATTGAAAACAAGTTCTTCAATTCAAAACCAAATCCTGATAAGGAACCTTACTCAATCGTAATTCCTCCCCCAAATGTAACGGGCGTGCTGCATATGGGGCATATGCTCAATAATACAATACAGGATATTCTGATCCGGAAAGCCCGTATGGAAGGCAAAGAAGCCTGCTGGGTGCCTGGAACCGACCATGCTTCCATTGCAACGGAAGCCAAAGTGGTTGCGATGCTCAAAGAACGCGGTATCAACAAACGTGACCTAACCCGCGACGAGTTTTTAGAATATTGCTGGGAATGGACGCACAAATATGGCGGCATCATCCTCCAACAATTGCGTAAGCTGGGCGCTTCCTGCGACTGGGACCGCACGCGCTTCACGATGGAGCCTGATTTGTACGATTCGGTTATCGACGTTTTTATTGACCTCTATAATAAAGGAGACATTTACCGCGGTCACCGCATGGTGAACTGGGACCCGCAGGCACGGACGACGGTCTCGGATGAAGAAGTGATCATGAAGGAGGTGAATCAAAAATTGGTTTACCTGAAATATCCCCTTGTAGATGAAATCGGCGAAGCGCTTACGGACGAAGCGATCATTATTGCCACCACGCGTCCGGAAACCATTATGGCTGACGTCGCCATTTGTGTAAACCCGCACGACGAGCGTTACAAGCATTTAATAGGGAAACAAGTTGCTATCCCGCTGATCAACCGCACCATTCCGATCATTGCCGACGAATATGTGGAGATGGAATTCGGAACTGGCTGTCTGAAAGTGACGCCTGCGCACGATGCGAACGATTATGTGTTGGGCAAAAGACACGATCTGCCGGTTATCGATCTGCTCAATGAAGATGGCACATTGAATGAGAAGGCGCAGATTCTGGTTGGTGAAGATCGCTTCGTAGCACGTAAAAAGATCATTAAGCTGCTCGAAGAATCGGGTAATCTTGTTAAAACAGAAGAATACAAATCCAATGTAGGCCATTCCGAGCGGACCAATTCGGTGATCGAGCCGCGGCTTTCGGAGCAGTGGTTTTTAAAAATGGATAAAATCAGCAAGCCTGCACTGGAAAATGTCATGAATGACACGGTGCAGCTGATTCCTGCCAAGTTCAAGAACACGTATCGGCACTGGATGGAGAATGTTCATGATTGGAATATCAGCCGTCAGCTTTGGTGGGGCCACCGCATTCCGGCTTATTATTTGAAAGACGGAACGACCATTATAGCAAAATCCAAGCGCGATGCATTGCATAAGGCGCAGCATGAATATCAGTTATTCGCATTGACAGAAGAGGACATTGAGCAGGACCCGGATGTTTTGGACACCTGGTTTTCAGCCTGGCTGTGGCCGATTACTGTTTTCAACGGCATTAAGGAGCCGGATAATGCAGACATTAACTATTATTATCCTACCAATGATCTTGTTACTGCACCCGAAATTCTCTTTTTCTGGGTGGCGCGGATGATCATTGCGGGATATGAATACAAAGGACAGTATCCGTTTAAGAATGTTTATCTCACAGGAATTGTACGGGATAAGCAAGGGCGAAAAATGTCGAAATCACTCGGTAACTCGCCCGATCCGATCGATCTCATCAACCAATATGGCGCTGATAGCATTCGTACGGGCATGCTTTTCAGCTCACAGGCAGGCAATGACCTTCCTTATGATGATAAGTTGGTTGAGCAAGGAAGGAATTTTGGTAATAAAATATGGAATGCGTTCCGTTTGGTTGAAGGTTTCCAGGTTTCCGACAGCTTGCCAGCGCCCGCGGGTTCGCAACTGGCGATCCAATGGTTTGAAAGTAAACTGAACCAGACCATTCTGGAAGTGCAGGATCATTTCTCCAAATTCCGCATTTCGGATGCCCTTAACTCGGTTTATAAACTGATCTGGGATGATTTCTGCGCGCAATATCTGGAAATGATCAAGCCTGGCTTCGAGCAGCCGATCGATAAGCAGACTTACGATGCAACATTGGAATTTTTCGACCGGTTAATGCGCCTTTTGCATCCGTTCATGCCATTTATTTCAGAAGAAATCTGGCAGAATATTATTGAAAGAAAAGAAAAGGATTCCATTTGCATAGCTCCATTCCCGCAAGCTGGCAACATTGATCAGTCACTGCTGAATGATTTTGAAGTGCTTTTTGAAGTGATATCTTCGATCCGGAATTTAAGAAATGCAAAGAATATCAGTCCAAAAATTGCGCTTCCACTGGCTATACGCACGGATAACCAGGCGCGTTACTCGGGATTAGAGCCATTAATACTAAAACTGGCGAATGTTGAGAACATTGGCTATGTGACTGACGAAGGTGAAGGAACTGCCTTCCGGGTGAAATCGGATGAGTTTTTTGTAAGCCTGGCGGATGAGCTCGATGTGGAAACGGAGCGTGAAAACCTGCAACGCGAATTGGATTACACGCAGGGGTTTCTGGATTCGGTGATTAAGAAATTATCCAACGAACGCTTTGTCCAAAATGCAAAAGGCGACATTGTGGAGAAGGAACGCCAGAAGCAGGCGGATGCCGAAGCCAAGCTGGAAACATTGAAAGAAGCGCTTGCAAGGTTGGGTTAG